One window of Candidatus Goldiibacteriota bacterium genomic DNA carries:
- the ssb gene encoding single-stranded DNA-binding protein — protein sequence MANLNRVLLMGNLTRDLEIKYVKTGQPVTNIRLAVNRAYTTQTGEKKEEVCFVNVVVWGKQAESCHTYLRKGSSVFIEGRLQSRSWESDDGKKNSILEVVADRVQFLDRKGKKDEEFTGEDDTQGADAPGGTPSGGDDAPF from the coding sequence ATGGCTAATTTAAACAGGGTACTTCTTATGGGAAACCTTACAAGGGACCTGGAGATAAAGTACGTGAAGACGGGGCAGCCGGTTACAAATATCAGGCTTGCTGTCAACCGCGCTTACACGACGCAGACGGGGGAAAAGAAAGAAGAAGTTTGTTTTGTGAACGTCGTGGTGTGGGGCAAGCAGGCGGAAAGCTGCCACACATATTTAAGGAAAGGTTCTTCCGTGTTTATAGAAGGAAGGCTGCAGTCCAGAAGCTGGGAATCGGATGACGGAAAGAAAAACAGCATTCTTGAAGTGGTGGCAGACAGGGTGCAGTTCCTTGACAGAAAAGGGAAAAAAGATGAAGAATTTACCGGCGAGGATGATACGCAGGGCGCTGACGCGCCGGGCGGAACGCCTTCCGGCGGGGATGATGCCCCGTTCTAG
- a CDS encoding 30S ribosomal protein S18: MKRNFVFKRAKKKRCKLCTAGKDTVDYKDVDFLRGFITDRGKIIPRRVTGNCAKHQRAVTRTVKKSREAGLLPFTAE, encoded by the coding sequence ATGAAAAGAAATTTTGTGTTCAAGAGGGCAAAAAAGAAAAGGTGCAAACTTTGCACCGCGGGAAAAGATACCGTTGATTATAAAGACGTGGATTTTCTCCGCGGCTTTATCACTGACAGGGGTAAAATTATACCAAGAAGGGTAACCGGCAACTGTGCCAAACATCAGCGCGCCGTTACAAGGACTGTAAAGAAATCAAGAGAAGCGGGATTGCTGCCCTTTACGGCTGAATAA
- a CDS encoding DUF2232 domain-containing protein yields MAGDILFFLSSLAFLFLFFGALDFFMLGLIKRQVGWVKVIVLGTCFVFVSVLALYLVFKVSTGHDMKEYMDRELKRSVETAVEAQIKAGLPEADIPAAKAQVELFVVKMAPAWSLLSVLFMVFLNYAFTRMYALKRFGIEHKMAPFSFWRLDLKVMWLALAAMAVLAGHDLINNETFQTAAKNVLVVLGNLYFLIGLAVITFFMDKKGMPGFVKILVYMSAVLLPLMSAVLIAAGALDTWFNFRKAKVINIKG; encoded by the coding sequence ATGGCGGGCGATATACTTTTTTTTCTGTCCAGCCTGGCTTTTTTATTTCTTTTTTTTGGCGCCCTGGATTTTTTTATGCTGGGGCTTATTAAGCGGCAGGTTGGATGGGTTAAGGTAATTGTTCTTGGCACGTGTTTTGTGTTTGTGTCGGTTCTGGCGCTGTATCTGGTATTTAAAGTTTCCACGGGCCATGATATGAAAGAGTACATGGACCGGGAGCTTAAAAGAAGTGTGGAAACGGCGGTGGAAGCGCAGATAAAAGCGGGGCTTCCCGAAGCGGATATTCCGGCTGCCAAAGCGCAGGTGGAATTGTTTGTGGTTAAGATGGCTCCGGCGTGGTCTTTGTTAAGCGTTCTTTTTATGGTGTTTTTAAACTACGCGTTCACCAGGATGTACGCGCTGAAAAGGTTTGGCATAGAGCACAAAATGGCGCCTTTTTCTTTCTGGCGGCTTGACTTAAAAGTAATGTGGCTGGCACTGGCGGCCATGGCTGTTCTTGCGGGTCACGATTTAATAAATAATGAAACTTTTCAGACGGCAGCGAAAAACGTGCTGGTTGTACTTGGAAACCTTTATTTTCTTATAGGGCTTGCGGTTATCACCTTTTTTATGGATAAAAAGGGAATGCCGGGCTTTGTGAAAATACTTGTTTATATGTCCGCGGTATTATTACCGCTTATGTCAGCGGTACTTATAGCGGCGGGCGCGCTTGATACATGGTTTAATTTCAGAAAGGCAAAAGTAATAAACATTAAAGGATAA